CGTTCCACAAGACGTTAAAAACAAAATACTAAGGAGTAAAAACAGACGCATTGATTGCTTTATTTAAAGATTTGTTCGTAAATAAGATTTTGGTGTAATCGTCTGAAGGCTCAATCAATTTCACTTCTGTCACCGTCGATTGTCCGGAATAAAACGTCAACTGAATTTCTTTGATGTATTTCATCACATCTTTTATTTTCGGTTGCAATTTTGCTATTCGAGCTTTATCCGTTTTAACATACGTAATAACAAAATCATTGGTATTGAACAAATTACCACTTACACTTCCAACAATCAATTGATTTAGTTTTTCAAACTTTTTATTCCCTTGTAAATCAACACTCGATTTTTTTCCTTCGTCGTTAATGTAAATTTTATTGTGGTTAAAAATGACATTATAATCAATAGGTTGCGTATAATTCCAACGCATCGAACTTGGATTTTGCAGATACAATTTACCTTTCGAAACAATTGGATTTTCTAAAAAACTCATCACTTTATATTGTGTAAAATCAGCCGTTAACGTCTTTATTCTTTTAGAATCAGTTACAATATCTTTTTTGAAATTCTCAATTTCAGCATTACTCATTTTACTTTCTTGCGCAAAAATTGTCAAGTGAAAAAATGCAAATAAAATGAAGATTTTAGTTTTCATATACATCAATTTTCAAGAGTTCGTCTAAAGGAACTACTTTATAATTTTCCTTTTGTAAAAATACAAATAATTGTGCTAACACATTCGCTGTTTTATCCGAAGTGTCATGCAATAAAACGATTGAACCTGGTTTAATTTGTCGTGTAATTCGATCAAACAATCTTTTTTCATCATCAATAACTGTATCCAAAGATCGAACATCCCAACCTATTACGTGATGTTTGGTTCTGCGCAAAGCTCTTGCAATATGTGGATTTGTCACGCCAAAAGGCGGTCTAAAAATCTTTGTTTTAACCGATATAATTTGTTCAATAATTTGATTAGTAGTCAGAATTTCTTGTATAATTTTATCAGTTGAATAAAAGCCATTTTTAGGCGAATGATGATAAGTATGATTTCCTATTAAATGCCCTAATTGATGTATTTTTTGAAGATTTTCTGGAGATTGATTGATTTGTTTTCCGATACAAAAAAATGTTGCTTTAGCATTATTTTTTTTTAAAATTTCAAGAATTCTTGGTGTAAATTCTGTTGGTCCATCATCAAAAGTTAACGAAATTATTCGATCTGTGGTTTTCCCTGCTGAATGAAACGCTTTCAAAAAGTAATTAAATCGAATTTCAAAAGCACCAAAAATTGTCAATAACGACCAAATAAAAAAAGGTATAAACAAATAAAAAAAAGACAAACTTTTTGCAAAACAACCAATTGAAATACAAATTAGTGTAGTTATAAAAAAGATGGTGGCAACTTTAAATTTCATATCGATTGAAGCAATACTAAACTCAAATCTTTTCCATTCCGACCATTGACCAAAAGTACATTTCGATAACTTTTAGCCACTATTTTATTGGTTTTAAATTGATAAGGTAAACTTTGATGACGTAATAATTTGCAGCCTAAAATAAATCCAAAAGCCGATGACGTTCCAAATTCACCAATAAAATCTTTGTATTCAAATATCTCAATCAATTCCTTCTCATTAATTCGCAAAGTTTGATCTCCTGAAATTATCGCATCAATATCGGATAAATCAATATTATTCAATTGAATAAACTTTAAAATTTCAGCATTTACATCTTCATAATTATTCAAGAGATGAACATCTATTACTTTCGCATAAGAACTTTCACTTTTTTGATTAGATAAAACACAAAAGTGTGCACCTTCACTGTATTTAACTCCTTGGTTAAACTCATTTTTAATCTCACCAACTAATTGCAATAATTCATAAGTACGAACACCTATTTCATCAATTCCACCAATTAACGCATTATTAATCCCTTCCTTTTCTACTTGTAAAAAACCATCTAATAACGCATTCTCAAAGGAATTAAAACCATTTGTATAGGTAAAATTGTAAGCGTTGCACCCAAGATGTAAAGCAATTTGAGAACCAACCGTATTATGTGTAGATTGAATAAAAGCAGTTGGCGTCAAAAACTCCTCTTTGTTTTGAATAATATTCGTCAAAAACTTTTCAGAATCCACCAAACAACCTAAAGCTGTTCCAGTGATTATCGCTTCTGGATGTTCAATTCCTCCATCATTCAATGCTTTTAAAGAAGAATAAATTCCCATTTTAACTCCAGAAGCCATTCGACGACTCATCGCAGAAGAAATAATATCTTTTAACAAAGGAGATTTCGCTTTCGTTATTGAAGTTTCTAATAACAAAAAATCATTTGTGATTTCATTTGTAAATTGAGCATTTACGAAACCTAATCCATTTACCACTACTTCTTTCATGATTTAGAAAAGATTAAAGTTGAACAATTCCCTCCAAAACCAAACGAGTTTGATAATACACATTGAATATCTTTGTTCTTAACTTCTGTCGAAGGAA
This portion of the Empedobacter stercoris genome encodes:
- a CDS encoding polysaccharide deacetylase family protein, yielding MSFFYLFIPFFIWSLLTIFGAFEIRFNYFLKAFHSAGKTTDRIISLTFDDGPTEFTPRILEILKKNNAKATFFCIGKQINQSPENLQKIHQLGHLIGNHTYHHSPKNGFYSTDKIIQEILTTNQIIEQIISVKTKIFRPPFGVTNPHIARALRRTKHHVIGWDVRSLDTVIDDEKRLFDRITRQIKPGSIVLLHDTSDKTANVLAQLFVFLQKENYKVVPLDELLKIDVYEN
- a CDS encoding beta-ketoacyl-[acyl-carrier-protein] synthase family protein, whose protein sequence is MKEVVVNGLGFVNAQFTNEITNDFLLLETSITKAKSPLLKDIISSAMSRRMASGVKMGIYSSLKALNDGGIEHPEAIITGTALGCLVDSEKFLTNIIQNKEEFLTPTAFIQSTHNTVGSQIALHLGCNAYNFTYTNGFNSFENALLDGFLQVEKEGINNALIGGIDEIGVRTYELLQLVGEIKNEFNQGVKYSEGAHFCVLSNQKSESSYAKVIDVHLLNNYEDVNAEILKFIQLNNIDLSDIDAIISGDQTLRINEKELIEIFEYKDFIGEFGTSSAFGFILGCKLLRHQSLPYQFKTNKIVAKSYRNVLLVNGRNGKDLSLVLLQSI
- a CDS encoding outer membrane lipoprotein carrier protein LolA codes for the protein MKTKIFILFAFFHLTIFAQESKMSNAEIENFKKDIVTDSKRIKTLTADFTQYKVMSFLENPIVSKGKLYLQNPSSMRWNYTQPIDYNVIFNHNKIYINDEGKKSSVDLQGNKKFEKLNQLIVGSVSGNLFNTNDFVITYVKTDKARIAKLQPKIKDVMKYIKEIQLTFYSGQSTVTEVKLIEPSDDYTKILFTNKSLNKAINASVFTP